The segment AATTATCTTGTTTTTCTAATATCAACTCAAATTGCGAGATTTGGGTTGCCTTTGTTTCTTGATCTAAATATTTCACAGCGACATTCACGATTACTTGGTTATCTTTTCTGGTAAAGATAGGATTCACCAATTCCTCGAAAACATATTCCTTGTTAATCATAGGTAACACATGATTACTTACATAGTAAGTCAATTCTTTTTCTGTGGCGGTAGGATAGAGCTGGAAGAACGTTTCTAAAAAGCTAATGATTTCGTCCATCGTTTCTGTATCTACTGTATGGTCACTTTCTAGCTGTTTGGGTTGGTAGTCCGATTTTTGAGGTTTCTTACTCATTGTCGGATTTTTGATAATAACCATATTATCTGATTCATCTATATGGACAACCACATGAAAGCTAGACGATATAGTTTCCTTGTCTTTGTCTTCGGTAATAACTTGTTCAACAGAAAACAGTACCTCAAAGGTGTTCTCATTCACTTGAGAAACCTGCCACACCTGTATATCGTTCACACTAGAACTAGTAGGAATATCCTTACGAATCATTTCTTCATTTAATACCTGCAATTCTTCCGTCAAATAATGGGTCAATTTCTCATTTCGTTTATCAATGGCTTCTTGGGATTGTTGCCACGAAAAGTAGTCTTTCGCAAAGGATTTCACAAAACTTTCTACTTGGTTGGTATCGACAATCTGCTGTTTAATGATTTCTGTTTCACGGACAGTATGAGTGTCAATGGCAGTAAAATTTTTATAGATTCCAAATCCGACACTACCAATCAATAAAACCCATAAAACAAAGGTTAATTTCTTATGCGTGCCAACTTTAATCATCGGAACTTTTCTTTGCTTGCTCGGTTTTTTAGATTTCTTTGGTTTCTCCTTCTTTTCTTTTCGCTCGATTTTTATAATCATTTGATTCATTCCTTTCTTAGTTATGAATAACACGTCTAGCCCCAATCAGATGGTCTTGCCAATAACGACTGCTTAAGTCGCCATAACCGATTGGGTCGCCTGCATGATAAAAGCGATTTCCCTCTAAATATATCGCCACATGAGTCACATATGTGCCTGCATTATAGGTTGAATGAAAGAAGATAAGGTCGCCTGCTTGGGCTTCTTCCATAGAGATTTCTTGCGTAGCGTCATACTGATCTTGGGCGACACGAGGGAGAGAAATGCCAGCTTTGTCATACACCCATTGTATTAAGCCACTACAATCAAAAGAGGTGGTAGGCGACGCCCCTCCAAAGACATAGGAAACCCTTCGTATTTCAAGGCTTCGTCCATAATGACTTGCACGGTTTCATCATCAAATTCTGTTGGGGAAGTGTCGGTTAGGTATTGTGAAACCAACTGAACATAAAACTGATTTCCATAGTTATATCGCCAACCACCATTCACAGGTATGGCTATGGGATTGGGGTAAGACACTTTTTCGCCACCTGAATACTCTTTTGAGAAACTTTGAGCCAGTTCAAAGGTATATTTATTTCCACGATTAGCCACATACCCTAAGAAACCACCACCATAATTGTAGGACTGGATAACCGATTCTAAATCTACACTGAGCCTTTCGCTACTGGCTAATAATTCACTGAAATACTTCACACCTTGCTTAATGGATTCTTCTGTACTCAATGAATTAGGTGGAAGACCGAGGGATTCCGAGGACTGCATAACATCTTCCGCAGTACCGCCCGATTCCACCTGTATAATCGCAAGAAGTATGTTGACATATTCTTCAACGCCATATTCTTTGGCATATTTTTCTACCATAGGCTTATGAGCCAGCACTTCTGCGGAAACATTCACACCTCCATAATGAATATTGGAAATTCCGCTGTCCTGTTCATCTGAAAATAAAATGGCAACAAACAGAAGCAGTGAGAAGACCATCAAGAATAATCCAGAACCACCAATCACTAAAGTTTTCAACTTCATGGTTTCTTACCGACTTTCTTAATGGTGGCGGTTTTGATTGGTGGTCTACTTCTTGTATTTTGTAGTGGTACTCTTTGAACAGTAGACGGACGTTCTTTTGTGATTGGACGTTGTGAAGTTCTATCTGCTGTAGTGGTTGAAGTTGCTGGCTTTTGAACGGTTTTTTCTTGAACGGTATTGCCTTGGCGTTCCACTTTTGGACTTGAAAAATCGGACTTAACTGCTGGACGCTCTTGTTTGGCTTGTTGAGATTCCTTATATGAAGTCTGAATATTAGACTGTTTTGAGGTCTGTTCATCATGATATTGTTCTTGTCTTGTAGTCGGTCTTTCATGAACAGAAGAAGCAGGCTGTTTTTTCTGTTTGACCTGTTCCATTTCAGAGCGACGCTTCGCAATGGTTTTTCGCCTTTGTTCCTGCTGTTCCTTGCGTCCACTGGCTCTGTCCGCTTTGGTTTGAGAAATACTACTGGTTAAATCACGGACATTCTCTTTTACTTTGGATTTTCCTTGATATACTGCATATCTTGCATTGGTCGGCAAATCTTTAACCTGTTCTTTCAAACCACTAGCAGTGTCTACCATTCTGTCTTTGGTATCAGCTACTGTACCGATGGTTTGACCGATACGTTTTCCAAGTGTTGATTTTTCCTTTCCGTCTGGTCGGGAGTGATCTGCTTGTGTCCTTGCAGAACTCCCCGAACCCGACTGTCCTTTTTTACCTGTAACAATGGCAGACCCAGCCCCTAGAGTAGTCATAGAACGTCCAAGTTTCCGCTGTAGACGGTGCATGTGAGCGTGCATAAGCATACGAGGTTTTCTCATCACACGACTTCCCACACTTTGAGAATCGTTACTCTGTAGAGAAAACATACTCATTAAATCGCCCAGCTTGAAGTAGATTCCTGCAAAGGTCACAATCTGTAGAAAAGCAATCAAAAAGAACGGATAACCAGCCGATAAGGTATAGAGCATGGTTGAAATACTAAATGCTGTCGTAATAATCAATGTGATTCCAGCTCGTGTCAAAATGGTATTAAAGAGCTTTGTTATGGCTCGTTTTGACATACCATCAAATGATGGAATCATGCTTAAAATAAAGCTCACAGGCAGAAACATAGCATAGATGATAAAAAGTACCTGCGAGAAAATCATGATTCCTGTTAATAGGAATACAAATATGGAAATCCCAATATTGAAGACAAATAGGAAGAAGACTGTACCTAAACGGTTAATGGTCTTTGTAATGGTTAGATTGGTATTGCTTCTGTCTTCAATTTCTTCCGCAACAATTTTTTCTCTGTCTTCGCCATTGTTGGAATCTGGGCTGGTGGAGAGCAGGCTTTCCACACGGTCAATACCGATACTTTCAATGTCTGAACTGTTGTATTGAAGCAGTAGCCACGGTTGCTGAACCTGTATGGAAAACAGGCTATCTCTGATTAAGTCCACGCTGTCCTTGCCTTGACTATCGGAATGGGGCATGACAATCTTCGTGCCAAGTGATAAACTGGCATTACTGATGTCTGATGAAAAGTCATTGATTTTTTTAATGTAGTCGGGAGCGTAGGCAATAAAGGAAGCCGATAGGATAAACACCAGCACAAAATTCATAATGGCATGAATTGCCTTTGTGGTTTCTCTCTTTATCAGTCCCGTATAGGCAACATAAACCCCAAGAACCAAAATCAAGAGTAAGAGGAATCCAACATAGAAACCCTCTGTTGAAAATCCGTTTGCACTCACACCAGCTAAGGTCTGCATATTCTTACCAATGGAATCTGCTGTAGCGGAAATGAAGTCTAAGGAATAGGCTTCCTGTACTAAGTAACCTGTCGCATTGGAAACATACAAACTGATTGTCCAAATAAAATTGGTAATGGCATATAGTCCATACATGACCTGTTTTCCAATCCCGTCCGACCAGTTCCACGGAAGCCAGCCCCAGCTATTATCCACATAAAAATCCAGTTGATAGTTTTCAAGTGGGTATCGGCTGTATTCATTTGCCACATTGACCGTATCATCTACCAAGCCCGCAGCTTGAACCACCGTTCCCAGCATGGCTAAAAGAAAAATGGCAATCACAAGTGTGAAAGCCACTGTCATTGCCACTTTACCTAGACGTTTCAGCGTCCAGTTTGATTTTATTCTGTTTACTATTGATGGTTTCACATTTACACCTCTTTTCGCACAGGTGGTCTGGTATCAAAGGCATGGAGCAGTTCTTCAAATACAGGGTGGAACTGTATCACACCGACACGACCATATAAATCACTGATAAGGCATTGCCCGTTTTCCAAATCACGCAATCGCTTCTGATTGTTTTCGTCCTCTGGGTCTACACCAAAAAAGGCTAAGGTCTTTTTAATCTCGTTAAGGTCAGTGGAACGAAATGCAAATTTTAAGCCGAGGTTATTTTTCAGTTTTTCATCTAAGAGGTCGTCTGTATTTTGGGTCACGAAATATACCCCAGCGTTCATAGCACGACCAGCCCGAACCAGCTTCATAGATAGTGTTTTTCCTTGTGCTACCTGTAAAAAGCTCCATGCTTCGTCTAAATCTACAATCTTGAAAATGCTTCGGTCTGTATGGATAAAGTCTAAAGCAAAGGTACTAATGACAATCAGCATAGCAACGGATAAAAGCTCCATAGTGGTATATTCCTCAAAGGAAGTTTCCTTGTCGGGAAGTACCAAGTCCGCAACCTGTATAATGTTCAGTTGTTTTTCTAAGCTGATAGACTGCTCCACATAACCATTACTGAATAATAAATGTGCAAAGTCATAGTCTGTAAAACTTTCGATATGGTCGGCTATACTGGTACTTAGTGGCGTATTCTCAACCCGTAATTCCTCAATCACTTTCATCAACCCTCGTACTTCACTATTGGTTACTGCACGAATGGCTTTTCTAAGGATTGGGAAGCGTTCCCCATCACGAGAGGAAATCCCCGTAAGGAATGTCAGAATATCAATAGCCAGTGATTCAGAATCTTTGGGATTTTTCATAATCACATAAGGGTCAAGTAAGCCTTTGTTTTTCTCATCAGAAGTCAGAGTGACGATATTGATTTCATGGGAAATCTCTGGCAAGGTTTCTTTCCATCTGCCACGTTCTGCTTTTGGGTCTACAATCACTGCTTGTGCCCCATAAAGCACCGCATAATAGACGATAAGGTTATTCGCAAAGGATTTACCACCACCCAGCGAACCAACAAAAGCCGACGCTAACGCATTGGTTACTGAACCCTTAACCCCTTGACTGGCAAGAGCAGGTTTCAGATAGACATTGCGTCCAGTATCTAAGCTGTAGCCAACATAAATCCCCTCATTTTCCCCCAGCATTTGAGTAGCACCAAAACCTAAACCAGCGAGGAAATCAGAGGTCACGTATTGAATATAATCATTCATATAACGCTTGCTGGCAGGTAAAAATTCTTCATGTAAGCCGAGCATATCCCCAAATGGTCGTACCAGTTTTACGCTTAAATCGTCATAAAAATCTTTCACTTCATTACAACGACGTTTGAGTTCGTCAAGATCATTTGCTGATACCCTTACCACATAAGACAGCTTGTACATAGATTCCTTGCTTTGGTCTAAATTGGTTTCCAGCTCATTCACACTTTCCAGAGCTTCCGCCACATTGGAGCTGGTTTCATTATCACTTTGCCAAGCGTGGTTATCCAAGTCTTTCAGTTCTTTCTTTTTATTGCGGACAGTAGATAGGGCTTTACGATTCGCTACAATTTCCACATTCATTGACGTATCAATCGGGAATGTAAATTGCTGTTGCTGGTAGTAGAAGATTTCAGAGGACGGGAAGTCCAGTTCTCCGACAATGCTGTTAATGGTAAAGTAAGCTACATAGACGGTTTCATCTTCCTGCTGGATTTTCAAATATCGCTGTTTTTCTTCCACCAAACAGCGAGTAGGCTTAATCAAGTCATAGTATTTAATCAGCGTTTCATTATCCAGCTTTTTCTTTGATAGATGGTACTCATACTCTTCATAGGCAGTGCCTGTCTGTCCGTAAAGGTGTTCAATCAGATAGCCGAAGTCGTCCTTATCTAACCTGCGGATTTTGAAACGACGAGAGATTTTATTTTCTAAGAGCTTTTCCATCTTCTGAAAACGCAGGATTTCATCATTACTCATACTAACAAAATCGCCCATCAGCTTATGGTTCACATCATAGACAAAATCAGACAAAGCATTTTTTGCTTCAACGGTAAGACTTTTCATAGAAAACTCCTGATCGTTGAGAAGCAACTTAAAGCCGATAAAGAAACGGTAGTTCACTTGATTTTCGCCAATCATGGATATTAAAGCGTCTGTCTGTTGGTCGATTTTGTCATAGGCAACCGCTTTGAGCTTGCCAGTGACTTCATTTTTGGAACGCTCTTGTGCAGAACGTATGCTGGATTCTGTACTGATTTGTAAAGCATGAATTTTGCCATCACGATTTTGTGCGATAAGCTGTCTGAAAGAATCATGCACTTGTATTTTCTGTTCTGGACTTAGAAATGAGTAATTGTAAGGAACAAGCTCATAGTAAGCATAACATTCCCCGTCTTTATTCCAGACGAGATTGTTTTCAATGTATTTAATTGGATATGCCATAAAATTCACTCCTAACTGCTGTAATGGCTTCTTGTGGCTGGTTTCTGCCAAGCGTTACTTTTTTTCCTGCATAGGTCAGCTTTGGTCGCAGTGCATAAGCAATGACAGACTTCAAAAATCCATAAGGCTTTTTACCATCAAAAGTTTTTGTAGACATAAACCATGTGAAAGCCACAGGAATCCCAAAGTATTTGAGAAATGCTCCCTCTATCATGGAAAGAGGGGGCAAGTTGCCAAGTATCATCACTGCAAAGAGTGACACGACAAACCATGTCATTTGCGTAAAGGTTATGGGAAACGGAAGTCTAAAATCATTGATAGAATACAGTACCTTTTCCACAGACCAGATACTGGTATAGCTTCGTATTTTCTTCATGTAATCAATCCTTTCATAAAAAATAGGGGTAGCTGATTGAGCCACCCCGTAAAATAGAAAATCTGCCAGTAGTAATGTACCGACAGATTTAATAGACGATTTCAAAAATCCCATGATTGGTTGAGATAAACGTTCCTGAAAGGTCTAAATCCCGACCATAGGCTTGATAATCAATATAGTTTTGAAGACTAGCTGGTACTTCGCCTAAAGCACCCGTTTCTTCAATGTAGTAGCGTGCCACGTCATACATATCATCACAATCGGAATGAATGATAATATCCTCTTGATGTTCGCTTAGTTCTTCAATGCTTGAAAAATGAGTGAGCAGAGCAGATAGCTCCGATTGTAATTCTTCGGGTAATTCCGATACCATTTCCCATAGTCGATTGAGTTCGCCAATGGAAGTGTATTCGTCAACCGTAAAGGGTAACTCGTAGTCATGAATGGCGTATTCCTCATATTCATCATTCAAGCCGATTTTCTCTTTGACTTCCTCAAAGTCAATGGGAAAGGTAAACCACGCACCGACCAATTCGCCCTCATTGTATTTGCCTAAATTCGCAATATAGACTTGCATATCGTCCATATATTCACGTCCTTTCTTTGTAGAGATTCAAAAATCCCTACCGCACTTCGTTTGGTGTACCATTCCTTTGCGGAACATAAGAAAACCACTTATATTCCACAAAAGAACGGTTTTATTTAAGCACCAATAATGCGATTGAATAGCTCTAGTAAAATGTCTTTTACTCCAGCAGCGTTGAAGACTAAGCCAACCGCAATAATCGCAATAATTAAAAAGCCAATCAGTTTGCTAAACTCACGCTTGAAGCCAAGATACAAGCCAATCACAACGATTGCTAAAAGCACCAGTGATTGAGCGTTTGATAGAAACCAGTTATAAAGGTTTTGTCCAAAATTCATAAAAATGTTCTCCTCTCTATATTCAATGAATTTGTATTTGAGTTATTTTTTTGTTGTTATCACGTCCTGTTCTTTTACTGACTGTTGCTTCAAAATCTGCTTGTGTCGGTCTGTCAGTTTCGCATGGTCGAGAATGTCTTTTACAACCTGCGTCTGGTTGATTTCATCAAGTTTAATCGCAACCTTTAAGGTCGGGGCAACTTGATGAGATAGCCAGTTCAGCGTCCTTTGGAAGGAGTAAGGCTCTGGTTTTGTGGTTAGTTTTAATCGTTCACGATTGTTCCCAATAAACCAAGCCCATTCTTCATTCAGTTTCCAATCAGAACGAGGTTTGGAATCGTCTTTATCTACAAAACGGATATACCGATTGATAATTTTAAAGGCGGTATGCTCTGGATTGTCATAGACGAGTAAATCACGGACTGCATAATAGGCACGCTCATTTTTCAATCGAATCTCAAAACGGTTTTTTACTTCTGCGTCTTCAATGGGAATATCATTTTTCTTGTACTGCTCGTAGTCCTTTTCATAGATACAGAAATAAACTTCACTTTGTAATGAACCGATATAGAGGGTGTTTCCCATACATTCCTTTTCCTCTTTGCGTACCAGTTCGCCACTGCGATAGCTTTTAAAACTGCGGAAGACGGAGATACATTCTTCCTGTTGGCACTTTTCAGTGAGTACAGGGATATTCAAAATCCCTGTCTTATCGTTAATGGCAAGGTCAAGGCGTTTCATCACACCGCCAGCCACCAAAACGTCCATAAAGAACTCATACCAGCTTCTTTGTTGTGCCAGAAGATAGCTTTCAAATTGTCTGCACCCACGACCTTTCAATTCCACCAGAACTCCTTTGTCCAGTTCATGGGAGCAAAGGACGAATATGTCGCCTAAAGCATAATGCTCTGAATAAGAATAGAAACCATAGTCCTCATGAAGAAAATAGGACAGTTTCAGTTGTAAGATGTTTTCGACCACCTGCTGTACGTCTGTTGTCGGAAAGCGAATCCTTACATAATCAAACAGCATTTCAAGGGGAGCGTCGGGATTGAAGCGTTCCAGAGCTTCCCAAAGGGACTGCTGTAAATCCTCTGATGGCTTGACTTTTCCTGTTTCAATATCGCTTAGATACTGCCTTGTAATACCAGTCGCAACAGCTAAACGGTTTTGAGATAGTCCATAAGCCAAGCGTTTTTCTTTTAAATGCTGTAACCAAGTTTGTTCATTCAGTAAAAATCCCTCCAATCAAAAAGGCGTATGTCAACTTTTAAAGCCCATTTGACATACGCTGAAATTTTGTAAATCCCTTGTAACCAAAGGATTTTCTAATGTTTTTTTGACTGTTTCCTGTCGATTTGTACCCCCCTGTTAGATACGGGGGGTTAAGTGCTGGCGTGGCTATTGCCACACCAGCCAGCAAGATCAGTCCACACCTGCGACTTCCGCTTCGCACGTCGCCTGCGTGGACTGTCTGCTGTTGGATAACTTTTTAATTTCCTCCAAGAAATCATATCCTTTTGGTACAAGGGGAGTATAAAACTCTGATATGACACTTGTTCCTACATCAACATAGCCACGACCTTTGATTCGCTTTAAGAAGAAATCCTTTTGTACGTCACTGCCAAACATCATGCCATAGCCCATTTCAGACATACGA is part of the Veillonella nakazawae genome and harbors:
- a CDS encoding CD3337/EF1877 family mobilome membrane protein, whose translation is MKPSIVNRIKSNWTLKRLGKVAMTVAFTLVIAIFLLAMLGTVVQAAGLVDDTVNVANEYSRYPLENYQLDFYVDNSWGWLPWNWSDGIGKQVMYGLYAITNFIWTISLYVSNATGYLVQEAYSLDFISATADSIGKNMQTLAGVSANGFSTEGFYVGFLLLLILVLGVYVAYTGLIKRETTKAIHAIMNFVLVFILSASFIAYAPDYIKKINDFSSDISNASLSLGTKIVMPHSDSQGKDSVDLIRDSLFSIQVQQPWLLLQYNSSDIESIGIDRVESLLSTSPDSNNGEDREKIVAEEIEDRSNTNLTITKTINRLGTVFFLFVFNIGISIFVFLLTGIMIFSQVLFIIYAMFLPVSFILSMIPSFDGMSKRAITKLFNTILTRAGITLIITTAFSISTMLYTLSAGYPFFLIAFLQIVTFAGIYFKLGDLMSMFSLQSNDSQSVGSRVMRKPRMLMHAHMHRLQRKLGRSMTTLGAGSAIVTGKKGQSGSGSSARTQADHSRPDGKEKSTLGKRIGQTIGTVADTKDRMVDTASGLKEQVKDLPTNARYAVYQGKSKVKENVRDLTSSISQTKADRASGRKEQQEQRRKTIAKRRSEMEQVKQKKQPASSVHERPTTRQEQYHDEQTSKQSNIQTSYKESQQAKQERPAVKSDFSSPKVERQGNTVQEKTVQKPATSTTTADRTSQRPITKERPSTVQRVPLQNTRSRPPIKTATIKKVGKKP
- a CDS encoding conjugal transfer protein encodes the protein MKKIRSYTSIWSVEKVLYSINDFRLPFPITFTQMTWFVVSLFAVMILGNLPPLSMIEGAFLKYFGIPVAFTWFMSTKTFDGKKPYGFLKSVIAYALRPKLTYAGKKVTLGRNQPQEAITAVRSEFYGISN
- a CDS encoding conjugal transfer protein, yielding MIIKIERKEKKEKPKKSKKPSKQRKVPMIKVGTHKKLTFVLWVLLIGSVGFGIYKNFTAIDTHTVRETEIIKQQIVDTNQVESFVKSFAKDYFSWQQSQEAIDKRNEKLTHYLTEELQVLNEEMIRKDIPTSSSVNDIQVWQVSQVNENTFEVLFSVEQVITEDKDKETISSSFHVVVHIDESDNMVIIKNPTMSKKPQKSDYQPKQLESDHTVDTETMDEIISFLETFFQLYPTATEKELTYYVSNHVLPMINKEYVFEELVNPIFTRKDNQVIVNVAVKYLDQETKATQISQFELILEKQDNWKIVK
- a CDS encoding antirestriction protein ArdA, which codes for MDDMQVYIANLGKYNEGELVGAWFTFPIDFEEVKEKIGLNDEYEEYAIHDYELPFTVDEYTSIGELNRLWEMVSELPEELQSELSALLTHFSSIEELSEHQEDIIIHSDCDDMYDVARYYIEETGALGEVPASLQNYIDYQAYGRDLDLSGTFISTNHGIFEIVY
- a CDS encoding ATP-binding protein translates to MAYPIKYIENNLVWNKDGECYAYYELVPYNYSFLSPEQKIQVHDSFRQLIAQNRDGKIHALQISTESSIRSAQERSKNEVTGKLKAVAYDKIDQQTDALISMIGENQVNYRFFIGFKLLLNDQEFSMKSLTVEAKNALSDFVYDVNHKLMGDFVSMSNDEILRFQKMEKLLENKISRRFKIRRLDKDDFGYLIEHLYGQTGTAYEEYEYHLSKKKLDNETLIKYYDLIKPTRCLVEEKQRYLKIQQEDETVYVAYFTINSIVGELDFPSSEIFYYQQQQFTFPIDTSMNVEIVANRKALSTVRNKKKELKDLDNHAWQSDNETSSNVAEALESVNELETNLDQSKESMYKLSYVVRVSANDLDELKRRCNEVKDFYDDLSVKLVRPFGDMLGLHEEFLPASKRYMNDYIQYVTSDFLAGLGFGATQMLGENEGIYVGYSLDTGRNVYLKPALASQGVKGSVTNALASAFVGSLGGGKSFANNLIVYYAVLYGAQAVIVDPKAERGRWKETLPEISHEINIVTLTSDEKNKGLLDPYVIMKNPKDSESLAIDILTFLTGISSRDGERFPILRKAIRAVTNSEVRGLMKVIEELRVENTPLSTSIADHIESFTDYDFAHLLFSNGYVEQSISLEKQLNIIQVADLVLPDKETSFEEYTTMELLSVAMLIVISTFALDFIHTDRSIFKIVDLDEAWSFLQVAQGKTLSMKLVRAGRAMNAGVYFVTQNTDDLLDEKLKNNLGLKFAFRSTDLNEIKKTLAFFGVDPEDENNQKRLRDLENGQCLISDLYGRVGVIQFHPVFEELLHAFDTRPPVRKEV
- the mobT gene encoding MobT family relaxase, which translates into the protein MEGFLLNEQTWLQHLKEKRLAYGLSQNRLAVATGITRQYLSDIETGKVKPSEDLQQSLWEALERFNPDAPLEMLFDYVRIRFPTTDVQQVVENILQLKLSYFLHEDYGFYSYSEHYALGDIFVLCSHELDKGVLVELKGRGCRQFESYLLAQQRSWYEFFMDVLVAGGVMKRLDLAINDKTGILNIPVLTEKCQQEECISVFRSFKSYRSGELVRKEEKECMGNTLYIGSLQSEVYFCIYEKDYEQYKKNDIPIEDAEVKNRFEIRLKNERAYYAVRDLLVYDNPEHTAFKIINRYIRFVDKDDSKPRSDWKLNEEWAWFIGNNRERLKLTTKPEPYSFQRTLNWLSHQVAPTLKVAIKLDEINQTQVVKDILDHAKLTDRHKQILKQQSVKEQDVITTKK